From one Anabas testudineus chromosome 21, fAnaTes1.2, whole genome shotgun sequence genomic stretch:
- the itga4 gene encoding integrin alpha-4, translated as MCWRYCWILVQVLGLVYLAAGYNLDEEHSLEFSGQASSMFGYSVLLNRHGHHRWLVVGAPAANSSTGRHVRSPGAIYRCSITDESRTCHRIRAEMPLDCGKKTCEAENDEQWLGVSLSRQPEHSGGQILACAHLWKNVYYLSKDRQNNKLPHGVCYLYNNDLTHSQYMIPCYKDHQRKFGEDYGSCQAGISNFLTEDLIIMGAPGTSYWTGSVLVFNTSSGGSSVYLDDDSGAVGFGSYLGYSVGAGHFLGPATVEVVGGAPQYKQKGKVFIFTLENTMLQIASEVSGRELGSYFGSSLCAVDLNADGLSDLLVGAPMATGLTREEGRVHVYINQGQAKLLEAEFQLSGSDAYAARFGETIADLGDLDDDGYNDVAIGAPQEDDLKGAVYIYNGRKEGISPTPSQRITGSTLGYNLRMFGQSLSSGVDIDDNGYQDVAVGAFLSDSAVVLRTRPVIQVKAFLMLPEQIDQRVTLCQEHKTPTVCFNVTVCFSVRSRQFNGAIDLQYNLTSDLFHKPSFPHRFYFHGNGSSNSTRGRVKARHGQLTCASHLVYQRKDVRDIFTPVHFEASYGLRETNPRRAAKKIFPPLKPILQQKPGHQNTITNQTSFTRSCSLVNCSTNMQLSAELVLPHQQLYFSLGSGDTIMLKTSLLNSGDDAFLPRLTLRFPDSVQYIKVLQNEDNVVSCDVTQEANSTMVEVDCSVTSLLLPAGSQLNISFLLDVNQNSTPGDIKIHVNASSDNYEKVEYLQDNSLSLLLPLKYGININIHGFVTPTSFVFGDEELTPVDCYSERFNYTYKVLNSGPSRSVDTVVDIALPKILEPYRHRLLQVVDWQSSHGVCSISNTTISVIEDCDVPQASFIKQLVFFFSSTSSRIMFCGRGDNLCERLVCRLGNLEAGRDATIQLEIRLNPNVLLQAPGRQGIMLLESTAMMSSPREDPHTVLVQKQPMAQVVVEALFTQKPSTVVKIFIIVVSLILGLMILAALIWCLWKAGFFKRDFHKMKEEEEFKRDSWDYVPKYDKRESTS; from the exons ATGTGTTGGCGCTACTGTTGGATCCTGGTTCAGGTCCTGGGGCTGGTGTATCTTGCAGCAGGATACAATCTGGATGAAGAGCACAGCCTTGAGTTCAGTGGTCAAGCCTCTTCCATGTTTGGATATTCAGTCCTGCTAAATCGCCATGGACATCACCGCTG gTTGGTGGTTGGAGCTCCAGCAGCAAACTCATCCACTGGTAGACATGTACGATCTCCAGGAGCTATTTACCGCTGCAGCATCACAGATGAGTCCCGCACCTGCCACAGAATACGTGctg aAATGCCATTGGACTGTGGAAAGAAGACGTGTGAAGCAGAGAATGATGAGCAGTGGCTGGGAGTCAGTTTATCCAGACAACCTGAACACAGTGGAGGACAAATcctg GCTTGTGCTCATCTCTGGAAGAATGTTTACTACTTAAGTAAAGACCGTCAGAACAACAAGCTTCCCCATGGAGTCTGTTATCTCTACAACAATGACCTGACTCACTCCCAATATATGATCCCGTGCTacaaag aCCACCAGAGGAAGTTTGGTGAGGATTATGGGTCATGTCAGGCCGGTATTTCCAACTTCCTGACAGAG GATCTGATCATCATGGGGGCTCCAGGGACATCTTATTGGACGGGTTCCGTCCTGGTCTTTAACACATCAAGCGGTGGGAGTTCGGTATACCTGGACGATGATTCAGGAGCTGTCGGCTTCGGAAGCTACCTGG GTTACTCAGTTGGAGCCGGTCACTTCTTGGGTCCTGCTACTGTGGAGGTGGTGGGTGGAGCTCCACAGTACAAGCAGAAGGGCAAG GTCTTCATATTTACATTAGAAAACACCATGCTGCAAATCGCCTCTGAGGTGTCTGGAAGAGAG ctgGGATCTTACTTCGGGTCCAGTCTGTGTGCAGTTGATCTGAATGCTGATGGTTTGTCAGATCTGTTAGTTGGTGCTCCGATGGCAACAGGTCTGACTAGGGAGGAAGGACGAGTCCATGTTTACATCAACCAAGGGCAG GCGAAACTATTGGAGGCAGAGTTTCAGCTCAGTGGCAGTGATGCCTATGCAGCCCGCTTTGGAGAAACCATTGCTGACCTCGGAGACCTGGATGATGACGGTTACAATG ATGTGGCGATTGGTGCCCCACAGGAAGATGATCTAAAAGGAGCTGTCTACATATACAACGGCAGGAAGGAAGGCATCTCACCAACTCCATCTcag AGGATTACAGGATCCACCCTGGGATATAACCTCAGGATGTTCGGCCAGTCGCTAAGCTCTGGTGTTGATATTGATGATAATGGCTACCAGG ATGTAGCAGTTGGTGCATTCCTCTCAGATTCTGCCGTGGTTCTCAG GACTCGTCCAGTGATTCAGGTGAAAGCATTTCTTATGCTTCCTGAGCAGATTGACCAGCGAGTAACCCTATGTCAAGAACACAAGACTCCAACTGTCTGCTTCAATGTCACTGTCTGCTTCAGTGTCAGGTCCAGACAGTTCAACGGAGCCATAG ATCTTCAATATaatttgacctctgaccttttccaTAAACCATCCTTTCCTCATCGTTTCTATTTCCATGGTAATGGGTCGTCTAATAGCACAAGGGGGCGTGTGAAAGCTCGACATGGACAACTCACCTGTGCTTCACACTTGGTTTACCAAAGG AAAGATGTGAGGGACATTTTTACTCCAGTCCATTTTGAGGCTTCCTATGGTCTCAGAGAAACAAACCCACGCAGAGCTGCTAAGAAAATCTTTCCTCCATTAAAACCCATTCTGCAGCAAAAGCCAGGACACCAGAATACCATTACCAACCAG ACAAGTTTTACTCGTTCCTGTTCTCTGGTGAACTGTTCGACCAATATGCAGCTGTCAGCTGAACTAGTGCTGCCACA TCAACAACTGTACTTTTCTCTGGGTTCTGGAGACACCATCATGCTGAAAACCTCCTTGCTAAACTCAGGAGATGACGCCTTCCTGCCACGACTGACGTTGCGTTTCCCAGACAGTGTCCAATATATTAAAGTGCTGCAAAAT GAGGACAATGTAGTAAGTTGTGACGTCACACAGGAAGCCAACAGTACGATGGTGGAAGTTGACTGCAGTGTCACCAGCCTCCTCCTCCCAGCAGGTTCCCAG TTGAATATCAGCTTCCTATTAGACGTTAACCAAAACAGCACACCTGGTGACATCAAGATCCATGTCAATGCTAGCAG tgaTAACTACGAGAAGGTGGAGTATCTCCAAGACAACTCGCTCagtctcctccttcctcttaaATATGgaatcaacatcaacatccaTGG TTTTGTGACTCCcacctcttttgtttttggagaTGAAGAATTGACTCCAGTTGACTGCTACTCAGAAAGATTCAATTACACATACAAG GTGTTAAACTCTGGTCCCAGCAGGTCAGTAGACACTGTGGTTGACATTGCGTTACCGAAGATCCTCGAACCTTACCGACACAGACTGCTGCAGGTGGTCGACTGGCAG TCGTCTCATGGTGTGTGTTCAATCAGCAACACCACTATTTCAGTAATTGAAGACTGTGACGTTCCTCAAGCTTCCTTCATCAAGCAACtcgtctttttcttctcctccacctcctcccgCATAATG ttttgtgGCCGTGGCGACAACTTGTGTGAACGACTAGTGTGTCGTCTTGGTAACCTGGAGGCAGGAAGAGATGCCACCATCCAACTGGAAATCAGACTGAACCCCAATGTGTTGCTGCAAGCTCCG GGTCGACAGGGTATCATGCTGCTGGAGAGCACAGCTATGATGTCATCCCCCCGAGAAGATCCTCACACTGTCCTCGTCCAGAAACAACCTATGGCACAG GTGGTAGTGGAAGCTCTTTTCACACAGAAACCCTCAACAGTGGTGAAGATCTTCATCATCGTCGTAAGTTTAATTTTGGGTTTGATGATCCTGGCCGCTCTCATCTGGTGTCTGTGGAAG gcTGGTTTCTTTAAGAGGGACTTCCAcaagatgaaggaggaggaggagttcaAGAGGGACAGCTGGGACTATGTTCCTAAATACGACAAAAGAGAGAGCACTTCCTAG